The Candidatus Aquicultor sp. genome includes the window ATAGTGTATATTAGTTACAAATAACCGGAAAACGATATCATTAATTCACCATCACACCCGCACAAAGAGTAAGGTATCCAATACGCAAGCGTGTGCCCTGTCTTGCAGAGGTAACCATAGGATCGACGCTCTTTTATATACTTACAAGAATCGCCGAAGGATGCATGAAGGCCTGGATATTCATCAAGGGTGCGTTATGGTCGTCGAGAAAAGCCTCGAATTCGGTCGCGAGCAAACATACATAGATATCCTGTCACAGCTTCTCGATACAGGTTGCCTGCTTTCAAGCAAGCTGACATCGCGCGAGCTCAACGAATGTATTATCTCGGAAGCCAAGCGGGTTTTTGATGCAATAGCCTTTTGGATTGTACTGTATGATGTCAGAAGCGATCGTCTTAAGATGCATTCCTACTGGGGGCCAAACAGCAACGAATTAGCATGGTCAACGCTCCGACCCGATCAAGGGGTAGTCGGGAGAGTATTTTTAATGCACAGACCGACTGTGGCACTTGTTGCCAAATCTCCCAGCAATCCTATTAACGCCTCACTCTTATCTGATGATAAGCCGCTGATTGCGGCATTTCCGCTATCGGTTGCCGGCAAGAAGCTCGGTGTGCTGGGCTTTGTCTCCGAATCGCTCACGAAGTGCGCTCTATCAACCTCGGAGATTGAAGTCGTCGGCCAAGCATTTGCGAACCAGGTTGCGGTAGCGCTTGAAATGGTGCGGATTATTGAGACCAAGGACAAAATCGAGAACGAACTCAAGCAGAGCCTGCGAAACGTTGAGACGCTTAACAAGATAGGCATCGATCTTATCAAAGACCTCGATTTATCGATAATTATCAGAAAAGTTGCGCGATACACCACACAAATATTAAATGCAGACGCGGCTGCGGTTAATATTGGAAGCGCAGACGCGACACCCGCCGAAACGGCCTACTTTTATAACATGCCGGCAGGCGCCGAGAATCTGCTGAGAGCAAAACACACCATCTGCAGTACCGTGTTCGAGCGACCGCGCAGAGTTGTTATCAACGATTACCCGAGTTCGTCGTGGGCTACGACGGAGTTCATCAAGGCAGGAATAAGCTGTATTGCCATGGTGCCGGTGATATCTCGCGGTCATGTGCTTGCAACGATTTCGGCTATTAGCCTTAATCCCGAGCGGGAATTTACAGACGAAAATGTCAATGAACTTGAGTTTCTTGCGAATGAGATGGCGGTTGCTATAGAGAACGCATCCCTTTATCACGCGCAAGTCGAAACGCGCGAAAAGATAGAGGCGTATGCCGGCCAGCTGCAGCTGCTTAACGATCTCTCGCAGAATATTATTAAAGAAGAGGACTCTGAAAAGATGTCGGCGCTACTAGCCGACGCGGCTCGCAAACTGCTAAATTGCTCGGTTTCAATCGTCTCGCTGGGGAGCCGGTACGGGTCGTCAATACAGCGGTATTCTTGGTCAACCGATGAACTCAACGCCTGCATGCTCGACATCGAAGAGCGTGATTTATCACTGCACGGAGGGCTAGGCGGCGAGATGTATCGTACAAAGCGCACGTTGCGTTTTAACGCTATTGCAGACTATCCGCACTGCACAAGCTTGCCGGAAGGACACCCCAACGTACGCGGCATACTCGGGTCACCGCTTTTAGACTCAAAAAATAATTTTATCGGGCAGATAGTGGTTACCAGCAAGAACGACGGTTCCGGTTTCAACCAGACCGACGAGGAGTTGCTTGTCGCATTATGCGCACAAGTTGCGATCGGTATCGAGAAAGCGGAAGCGTATAAGCAAGAGCACGGCATCGCGGAAGCCCTGCAGCAAGCGATCCTGGCGATACCGGATAGTTTGCCCGGTCTCGAGGTAGGTAGCACGTATGAAGCCGCCGGTGAAGTCGCCAAGGTAGGCGGGGATTTCTACGACCTATTTGAGCTCGGCGATGGAAGGATAGGCATTGTTATCGGCGATGTTTCGGGAAAAGGCTTAAAAGCGGCAACAATTACTTCGATGGTCAAGAGCACGGTAAGAGCATTTGCCTATACCGGTCTTAGCCCATCCCGGGTTATCACCGAAGCCAACAAGGTTATTTGCCGGCAGCTCGGGCTTAATCAGTTCATAACGATGCTATTCGGTGTTCTGGAACCGGAATCAGGCGCACTTAACGTGTGTCGTGCGGGCCACCCCGAAATGGTCATCCTGGAAGAGAACTCGTGCCGCTACTGCCACATGGAAAGCAATATGCCCATTGGCATATTTGAAGACGTGGTTTACGAAGAGAATGAAGTAAGCATTACACCCGGCCAAGGGATTATTTTGTATACCGATGGGTTGACGGAGGCACGGCAGGAGAAAAAGATTCTAGGTGACGACGGCTTGATAGAAGCGGTAAGCTTGATGGCTCCCGGCCTGAGCGCACAAAAAGTTGCTAATGACCTGGTGGCGTTGGCACGTCACGTTAGCGGTGGTAAACAGCAAGATGATATCGCGATTATCGTTATCCGGTTGTTAGGGCAGGAGAGTGTACTCGTATAAGATATTCGAAAATATCTAAAAAATATTTAAAAAAGTGCTAAAGTTTTTATAAAGTTCCGCCGATAATATACAATTAGAGCAAAGCACCTAATAATTAGTTATCGGGTGCTTTATTTTTTACTACTCTTACGCCGGTTCTTGATTGATAAGCTCGAGAAGCAGCCATATGATCTCAAAAGCTGCTCCGATAGCCTGCGAAGCTTCTTCTTTGGTTGTAGCCTCTCCCTGGTGGACGATACGATTGCGCTTATCCGCAACATCGCGCGCCCAGTTGCGGTAAATGGCAGGGCTTATGTCGGAAACCGCTTTTCCTATTGCAAGTTCCATGACGCGCTTGAGCCGCTCGCTCGCGGCTTGGACTTTACTTAATATCCATTCGACGACATCCGGGTCGATGCTCTTCTTGCGAACAAGAATCTCCCACAATACCGAGGCGATCGTCACCTCGACGGCGATTTCAGCTTCTACAATCGCGCCTTGATAATCTTCGCTTACAAGGCTTTCTTTTGACCGTTGCAGGTACTCCCGCCACGGCTCCTTATAATCACTTTTTACATTGGCGTAGAGTACCCAACGCACCTCACACTCTGCACCCAGCATGTCCGGGTTGCCGGAACTTACGATGAGAAAGTGCTCCGGTAGAATGACTACCGGCCTATAATAGATTACCGATTCATCACACGCATTTTGTTGAATAATAAAGATTTTCTTTGAAGCTTTTATCGGGGTTTTAAGCTTAATCTCTTTTACCGTGCCGATAGAGATAGTCTCCGTACCGGTAATCATAGTGTCGCTGATAAAGCTCCATGCAAGAAAATCATTATCCGAGACTATGGCGTGCTTGATGCCTTCTTTTACTGAATACGTATTGCTGCAATCCGACCCCGCGCATGCAACATGCAGGCCTTTAATCTCTTCAGGGTCGATGTACTGCGCGTGCCCGCAATTCTTGCAGTTTACATAGAGCTGGTCTTGCGTTGAGGTTACTTGTTGCTTGGAAGTCTCTTGCATACATCCCCCTGTACGCTTCCGGTATTACGACATTAAGTGTACGATTATTTACCCAATGATTCAAATGAACAGTGATAATATAGTTGCCGTATAACAATTGCAGATACGTACATGTTTCTACCATACCTTACGTGCATTTAATGGGGAAACTTCTGTGAGCTGCACATAGGAGGATTATCGTATTAAATATTTAACAAATTGTTTCCAGCCCGCAAGTGTTGTGGGTAAAGAAACTTCCGCGTGCGAATATCTGTGAATTGGCTGGGAGAGATTATGGGCATCATCTTTTTAATTCTTGCCTTATCCTCTTTTAGGGCGCTTATTGTGGGATTGAGTAAACCGTGACGTGTAATAAAGTGGGATTGGAATCTCACGCGTACAAATGTGGTATTGGTCTACGGATCGGCAACGCTGGGCTTTCTTACACTCACGGCGGTTACCGCGCAATCTACTATAAGAATGCTGGAACCACTCCTTGAATGGCTGCCATAAGCGATGTGTCTCACAGGCACTATGCCTGCTCCAGTAATAAAAAAAGCAGGGACTTTCATCCCTGCTTTTTGTGTCCGAGACTGGACTTGAACCAGCACGGTATTGCTACCACTAGGCCCTCAACCTAGCGCGTCTACCAATTCCGCCACTCGGACGAGACAGCGCACTAATAGGAGCGTTCGCCTATCAATTGCGCAAAAGTAATTATATCATGTCGCGTTTTAGTGTCAACGTGCCTGGGCACGGCAAAATCGCTAAAATTGTATTATTTTTCATAATTGCGGAATTAGCGGCAAGAGCGCACAATAAAGTGTAGAAAAGCACGTAAAAGTGCCGATACATTATGTAGTATATGTATGGAAGGCATACGTAATGCAGGGGTTTGATCTGAAAACCAATCGGGCGTTGAGAGTTGCTCTTTTCAGTACAGCGATGTTGATACTATTCGGCGTTGTCTTCGCGGGTACGTACGCGCTTATGCGCGATCGCGATACCGTGACGAGCGGTGATCGTGTCACCGTACCTGCTTTCGTCGGCCGCAATCTCGAACAGGTGAAGCATGATGCCGCAGCCGCCGGCTTAAATCTGAAAATCGATGAATGGGTGGCCAGCAAGGTATATTCAAAAAATCAGGTAGTCGCCCAAAAACCGCTGCCAAACGCAACCATAGAACCGGGCAAAACTGTTGTAATCAAAGTAAGCGCGGGCAAATCGTATCAATCCGAAGAAAGTACAACCGCGGCAACGATGGCAAAAGATGAGGATCTGAGACCCCTTCCAAACCCACCAATACAGCCGCCGTCAAATCTTGCTCAGAATGTACCGGCCGGGAAGGTTGTAGTCATCGACCCTGGTCATCAGCAGCGCGTTGATTTAAGCAAAGAACCTATCGGGCCCGGTTCGTCGGAGCTCAAAGTGAAGAATCCGGGGGGCGCTCAGGGTGTTCGCACTCGAACCCCCGAATACGTGGTAGCGCTTGAAATTGCAGAGAAGCTCGAGCGCAAACTGCGAGCACAGGGCATCAAAGTGATTATGACGAGAGAATCTAACAACGTTACGATCGGCAACGTTCAGCGCGCTCAAGTCGCAAATAACGCGCATGCCGATCTTTTCGTCCGCGTCCATCAAGACAGCAGCACGGATAGGTCGAAGCACGGCATATCCACTCTATATCCGGCAAAGAATAAGTGGACCGCACCGATCTATTCACAAAGCTTAGAGGCCGCTAAGATGATCGAGCAAACTTTGTTATCGGTTACGAAGGCCACCGCTTCAGGCATTGTTCCACGCAACGATTTAACGGGTTTTAACTGGGCGCAAGTGCCGTCAGTGCTCGTTGAAGCCGGGTTTCTTTCAAATCCGCAAGAAGATCTTTTGCTCAACAGCGATTCGTATCAGGACCTAATCGCTGATGGGCTTAGCAAAGGAATCATCAGCTACCTCCAATCCGCCCAATAGGTGTGTTCCGACCGTTCATTTGTTAAACTTCGCTTTTACCATTCTCGGGTCTGGGTAAATAGATGCAAACAAGCATATACGGGCATCTAAGGATGGTTCTATGCAACCGTATCAAATGACCGCAGAGGATGCGTATCGAGAGCTCAAGACATCGCCTAAGGGTTTAAACGATGAGGAAGCGCAGGTACGGTTAGAGGCTTATGGGCAGAACAAGCTTCCGGAGCCCAAGCGAAGACCGCTCATTTATAAATTTCTGGCGAACCTTTACAATCTCCTGGCGATACTTCTCTGGGTTGGCGGCATTCTGGCACTCATCGGCGGTCTGCCGCAGCTCGCGTATGCCATATTCTTCGTCATCATCGTAAATGCGATATTTAGCTTCTTTCAGGAGTTTAAGGCTGAAAAGGCAACTGAAGCGCTGAGGCAATTATTGCCGAGTTACGCCAAGGTATCGCGGGATGGGGAGATAAAACAAGTACTGGCGGAGGATGTTGTACCGGGAGATTTACTGGTGCTGGATGAGGGTGATAATATCCCTGCCGATGGGCGTCTCGTTGATGCGTTTGAAATGAGAACCATCAACGCGGCGTTTACCGGTGAATCGGCGCCGTCTCGCCGCACGAAAGATGCTGTTTTACGCGAAAACCTGCATATTACCGAAGCGCCGAACCTGGTTTTTGCCGGCACAAGTGTTGCGAGCGGCAACGGACGGGCAGTCGTCTACGCGACAGGGCAGAATACCGAATTCGGAAAAATCGCCCAGCTTACTCAGACCATCAGCGATGAACTCAGCCCGCTTGAAAAAGAAGTCGCCAGGGCGGCGCAGGTCGTCGCGCTTCTCGCCATCGGCATCGGCGTTGTACTCTTTGCTGTATCGATATTCTTAACGCCCCTCGGCATTACCAATAGCCTGCTATTTGCCATCGGCATTATCACGGCTAATGTCCCCGAAGGGCTTCTGCCCACCCTATCGCTGGCGTTGGCAATCGGTGTACAGCGAATGGTGCGGCGGCACGCGCTAATAAAGAAGCTGTCGAGCGTGGAGACGCTTGGCTCGACCACCGTTATTTGTACCGATAAAACCGGTACCCTTACGCAAAACGAAATGACCGTTCGCGAAGTCTGGGTTGATGAAAAAGTCCTGGATGTTTCCGGTGTCGGTTATGAACCTGTGGGTGATTATTACTATGAAGAGCGCAAATTACCCAAAGAGGAGCTTCAAAGATATGAGCAATTCTGGCGCTCGGCCGCATTCTGCAACACTTCGAGGCTTCTCCCGCCCGGCGATGGGAGGCGTAACTGGGCGATCGTCGGTGACCCGACGGAAGCCGCTCTTATAGTTGCCGCTCGCAAGGCGGGACTTGATCTCGACGCCGAACTCAAGAAGTTTCCACGGGTGTACCTCATCCCGTTTGAATCGGCCCGTAAGCGCATGTCGAGCATACATGAAGAAAACAGCGTCGATATCGCTTGTGTAAAGGGAGCGCCTAAAGAAACGCTGGACCTGAGCACCCGCATATGGCTTAACGGCCAAGTCGTCCCGCTTGCCGACGAAATCCGCGATCAGATAATTAAGGCTAACGATGATTTTGCGCGGCAGGGCTTACGCGTGCTTGCCGTCGCGTACCGAGAAGTCAGCTCCAATATAGGATTTACTGCGCAAACCGTTGAGAAAGACCTGGTGTTTCTGGGTTTAATGGCCATGCAAGACCCGCCACGCCCTGAAGTAGAGCATGCGGTCGCAGTCGCCCAGCGGGCCGGTATCCGAATTATCATGATCACGGGTGATTACGGGCTTACCGCGGAATCGATTGCACGGAAAATCGGGATCATTACGAGTGAGAGCCCGCGAATTATGACAGGCACCGAGCTTGATACGCTGTCCGATGCCGACCTTGAAACTATCCTCTACACGGGTGAGGTGATTTTCGCGCGTGTTGCTCCCGAGCACAAGCTTAAAATTGTCTCCGCATTCAAAGACAAAAGTGAGATTGTTGCGGTAACGGGTGACGGCGTTAATGACGCACCAGCTTTAAAGAGGGCCGATATCGGGGTTGCTATGGGCATTACGGGAACCGACGTAGCAAAAGAAGCATCCGAGATGATTCTCACCGATGATAATTTTGCGAGCATCGTCGCTGCAATCGAGGAAGGGCGAAGCGTATTCGATAATATTAAGAAGTTCGTGACGTATATTTTTGCGCACCTCACCCCGGAAGCGGTACCGTTTATCGTTTTTGTTCTTTCGGGCGGCTCGATCCCTCTTGCAATTACGGTACTGCAGATTCTTGCAATCGACCTCGGAACCGAGACGTTACCGGCACTTGCGCTCGGTGTCGAGCCGGCGGAACCGGGGATTATGGAACGCCCACCTCGCAAACGGGGCGAAGGCATAATCGATAGGTCACTCCTGTTCAGAGCATATGGTTTTATGGGAATCATTGAATCGGTTCTCGTTATGGCCGGTTTCTTCTTTATCTTGTATTCGGGCGGTTGGCACCTGGGAACCCCGGATATAACCAGGTCGTCAAGCCCGCTGCACGGCTTATACCTGGCAGCTACAACCATGACATTTCTAGGTATTGTCGGGACACAGGTCGGAACGGTGTTTGCTTCGCGTACCAACCGGGCATCCGTATTTACAATCGGCATATTTTCGAACATGTGGGTTGCATACGGAATTATCTTTGAATTGCTAATCGTAGCGGCGATCATATACATTCCGTTTTTACAGGATATTTTCGGAACGACGTCTGTCGGTGTTGTCGAGTGGTCATTGGCGCTTGTTTTTGGTGTCATCATATTTCTTGCCGACGAAGCACGCAAAGCGTATGTGCGCAGGAATATCCCGCCTTCCGAGCGGACATACTATGAGCGGGAGCCCAAGACGAAGGCTGAAATTATAGCTGTACGCAAAGGTGAGGCCGCATAAAGCGAGTACAGAATTGGTATATAAGAGGTAGGGGTGATAGCCTTGCGCATAATAATTGTAGGATGTGGGCGTTTAGGGTCCGAGCTTGCGAACTCACTATGGCTCGACCGTCATGACATCGCTGTTATCGATGAAGATCCTGAGGCGTTTAAGCGGCTGGTAAAAACGTTTACGGGTGAGCGAATCACCGGTCACGCGCTCGATCAGGAGACACTGCTTGCAGCAAAAACCACCGAAGCCGATGCATTTGTTTCGGTGACGGGCGATGACAACTTAAATATTATCTCCGCTCGCATCGCGCGCGAGATATATTTCGTACCTCGAGTTGTGACCAGGATATACGATCCGATTCGCGCCAATATCTACGAGCGGCTGGGCGTGTCGACGGTTTCAACGACGGCGTGGGCTGTCAGTAAGATCGAAGACCTCATATTCCACCGTGCGCTCGATACCCAGCTGAGTTTTGGAAACGGGGAAGTCGAGCTTGTCCGTGTTGCAATACCGGTAGGTTTGTTCGGGAAGACAGTCGACAGCATAACGATACCGGGGGAGCTGCAGGTGGCTGTTATTACCAGGCACGGAAGACCGTTCATTCCGACGCTCGGCACCGTATTCGAATCGGGCGATGTAGCTCGCATAGTAGTCTCACGCGCTGCGACAGACCGCCTGGAAGAGTTTATTAGCGCCGTCGCGTAAGGGGGGCAGATAATGTATATCTTAATAGCCGGAGCCGGAAAAGTTGGCCGCTATCTCGCGCTTCATTTAAGCGAGGCGCATCAAATCGGTTCCATTGATCTTAACGATGAGCATTTATCGCAACTTCAAGGGAAGCCTAATATATCACTCTATAAGGGTGATGCGACCGACCCGAGAACGCTCGAAGAAGCCGGGATTCAACGCGCCGACTTGGTGGCGTCGGTTACCGGTGATGACGAGGATAATCTTGTTATCGCACAGTTGGCAAAACAAGTGTATGAAGTGCCGCGCGTGATCGGCAGGGTGAATGATCCGAGAAACCAGTGGTTGTTTACAAAGCGGTGGGGCGTCGATATTGCGGTTAGCAGCCCCCAGATAATACTCCAGCTCATTTCCGAGGAAGTAACACTAGGAGAAGTCATAACCTTGTTGAAGCTTAAGGTCGGCGAGCTGTCACTCGTTGAGGTTACCGTGCCGGAGGCATCACCAGCGGTTAAGAGAACGCTAATGGATATAAGTTTACCTGAGAATGTTGTTGCAGTTGCCATTTTGCGCGGCACGGACATAATGGTGCCGCGCGGAAACACAGTTGTCGAGTCGGGCGACACCGTGTTATTGGTAACACGACCTGAGTTGGAAAAAGATATCAGAATGCGGTTAGCCGGTTAGAAAAACGCCGGGTGCTTTTTTGTGCCATTATTCTTGCGTGAAGAATTCAAAGAGGCAGTGTGCTACTACATCAGCGCCTTGCGAGCCGAGATGAACGCCGTCGATCGTTAGCATATATTCTTCTTGATGACCTGCCGCTCGCAGTTCGGCGGTTCGCTCCCGAAACGCTGGTGCGACATCGATTAGATTACAGTGTTTTTGGTAGGCGAGCGTTCTGATGCGGTCGTTTATAATCGCTAAACGCTCCGTCAGTTCAAACCCGACATCACCCTCCAGCCCCGTTGTAGTGCAGACCGCTATGTTATCGGTAGCAGAGCGCATTGAGTCGATGAGTGTGCTGTAATTGCCGCTGAAGTGATCTATTAGATGCCGCGTAGCGGATTGCTGCCCGGAACCTGCGCTCAATGCCGGATCGGCCATGAATATCGATTCGTAATAGACATCGTTGATACCGACCAGCACAACCACCCAATCCGGTTTGCGCATAACAACATCGCGGTCTACCCGGCTGATTAAATCGCCGACCATATCGCCATCCCGGCCCGCGTTCACAAACTTCAGCGCGTCCATAATGCCGTTTTCTCGAAAGAGTTGCATTAGCGCCGCTATGTAGTTGCTGCCAAAATTAGCCTTGGTAATGCTATCGCCAAAAAAGACTACTGTATCGCCATTTTTTAATCTCATCTTTTGTTAGCGGCTTATATGCCTATCGCCAGTCGATATTGCCGCATATACTCCTTTGTAATAGTCTCGAGTCGCTCAAGTCGCCCGCTGGAAAGGTCCTCATCGGGGTTATATCGACGCAGCCTAACGGTGCGTCCGAATATTTTAACATTCCACGGGCCTATCCAATGGTAGCCGTATACCGGCCAGGCCCCGTGGCCTATCCAATCTTGCACGCTGTGGAGGCTCGTGCCCAGGTCTTCCAGGTTTGAAGACCGTATTGCTTGGCCGAGGTAGTAGCTTGCGTACCAGAGTTGGGTAGGCAATCCGCCCAGTAAAGCAAGCCAGTTCGTGTTGAGATGCCGGCCGCGCTGGTAACGCTCATCCGGCTTAAGGATATCTACCTGCCAATCGGCAAGCGCAATTGCCTTGGCGTCGGCTTCAGAGAAACCGGCTTCAAGCGCCCATGTGTAGGTTTTGTAGTAATGTATCAGTTTACCCATAGCATATATACCGATAGATCTGTTTAACCATAGCATTTACGCCGGTGACTCAGCTTGCCCTTGGCTTTAGCAGTAATATATCAATTTACCTATTGTTTATATAGTAATACATCGATTAGACACAATCTTACGCTGAGAGTGCCGTGTAAACCATAGACTGCTTCAAAAGCCGTTGCCTGTTACGATTCGTAATTTGTACAGTTTACGGTCATTTTTTAATACCGCAGAGGGTCGCTATTGTAAACGGTTTCAAAATCCCGAACATGGATATATTAGGTATGACTGGAAAGTAAGCGAAGCCTTTATTAATAAACGCTGTTCAGTGAGGTATCTATGGGTTTATTACCCTGTGGAATGCTTGCACTGGTTGAGCTGCGCGCTGGCAACAGGTTCCCCTGTTATCGGGGCGGTGGTGATGATAGCGTTTGGAATTGGCACAATCCCTGGGCTTGCCGGATTCGGAGTAGCTACCAGGCTGATCGGTATGCGAGCACAAGGCATGTTGCTCAAGGCAGGGGCCGTCATCATTATTGCGGCAGGCGCTTCATTGCTGATACGCAGCATTCCGCTCTTACACGGCTAAACGATGCTGATAATATGCCGCAGAGCGGGTGTTTGGCCAGGTCTAAATCAGGCGCGGCAAGGCTTACGATGCCTCAGTTAGTATGATATACTGACGCATGCCGGCTCCGTAGTGAAGAGGGAATCCATATGCATCGCGCACGCACCAATATTACTATCAGCAAATTTGTATTGGTCATTATTTTGGCTCCGCTTGTGACTTTGCTAACGGCAACCCCCGCTTACGCTATGCATATTTCGGAAGGGATATTGCCGCTGCCATGGGCACTTTTCTGGTATGTAGTCGCGATACCGTTTGTTATAAAGGGCACCATCGCGATGCGCAAGAACAGCCGCAATATACCGGCGTTTATGCCGTTTGTCGGTATGGTGTCGGCCGCCGTCTTTATTATCTCAGCCTTGCCAATACCCGTGCCGGTCGCGGGCACATGTTCTCATCCCGCAGGTACGGGGCTTGCCGCAATGTTGATCGGGCCGTTTCCAACAATTGTATCCGCCTCGATTGCGCTGCTCATACAGGCGCTGTTTTTAGCACACGGCGGCATATCAACGTGGGGCGCGGACGTTGTTTCAATGGGAGTAGTAGGGGCGATATCGGGTTATATTACATATAAGGTATCTGTTAAACTGAAACTACCGCTTACGGTAGCGGCCTTTTTGACAGGCGTTGTATCCGATTGGGCGACATATACAACAACATCATTAGAATTAGCACTCGGACTTAGCAACCGGCAATCATTTCTTGCCTTATTTAAAGCGATATTTATCGCGTTTATTCCTACGCAGCTTCCAATCGGGATTCTCGAAGGCTTTGCCGCCGCAGGCTTGTTTGCTTTTGTTCTTAAGCGGAGACCCGATATCTTTATAGCGCTCGGGATAATAACTGAAAGCCAAATTGTGGTTAAGGGTGGTGAGCATGAAAATCCAGCTTTTCAAACAGATTAGTACAGCTATAAGAAGCATCGGGTTAGCCTGCATGCTTGCTATTACGGCCTTGCATACAACCGCCGGCGTCTCATGGGCTGCTAGCTGGGAGGGCGTTGATAAAACAGTCATAGAAAAGATCGCCGCGCAGAACGGGCAACCCGTGGCAAAGCCGCTTATCGATATCGGCCAAGGCGACATCTTACTGTTTGTATTTCTGGTTGCCGGTGTTATCAGCGGTTTTGTTCTGGGATACTTTTGGCGGGCACTGTTTGTTGATAGCAGGGTTAGCAGGAAACAACGAGAGATTTACGTTGCCAATATCCGGCAGGCATATGAAGATGCCGCCAAGATTCACATAAAGACCGAGGAGCCGTCCGCTGCCAAGAAGCCCCGATTACACCTTGTCCACCAGGAGAAGGATACGGATGGCAAAGGGTAGCATAGAGCTTTTTTCGGACTATTTTGCCCACGAAACCAATCCGGCAAGCATCACGGATGCTCGCATAAAGCTCGTATTTACGCTGATTATGCTGGTTCTCGTGCTTATTAATGGCAACATCGTGATCGCTCTTGCCGTGGCAATAACGAGTATTTGTGCGCTTTGCGCCATACGGATTCCCCTGAAGCTCGTTTTTGGCCGCTTTATCGCGCCCCTGCTTATAGCATGCATGCTTGTTGTTTTGCAGAGCCTTGTCACCGGTTCGACGGCATTGTTTGAACTGCGGTTTGCCGGATATCACATAGACTTTTACTACGAGGGGCTCATCAAGGGCAGTGTTATTGCCGGAAGAGTTATTGCAGGCGTTGCATTAATGGTGTTCCTGAGCATGACGACGCCCGTATATTCAATCCTTGGCGCACTGCGTTTCTTTAGAGTGCCGGACGGATGGCTTGAAGTCATGGCGTTTGCATATCGCTATATCTTTGTTTTTGTTGAGGAAGTCCAGGCGATAATGGATTCGCAGCGCTTACGGCTAGGTTATAGCGGTCTGGCTACGAGCCTGCGCTCGTGGGGAATTCTTACCGGCTCGTTATTCATTAGGGCATACGACCAGGCGCAAGCAACACATGAGGCTATGTTGCTTCGAGGCTA containing:
- the cbiQ gene encoding cobalt ECF transporter T component CbiQ, which gives rise to MAKGSIELFSDYFAHETNPASITDARIKLVFTLIMLVLVLINGNIVIALAVAITSICALCAIRIPLKLVFGRFIAPLLIACMLVVLQSLVTGSTALFELRFAGYHIDFYYEGLIKGSVIAGRVIAGVALMVFLSMTTPVYSILGALRFFRVPDGWLEVMAFAYRYIFVFVEEVQAIMDSQRLRLGYSGLATSLRSWGILTGSLFIRAYDQAQATHEAMLLRGYDGSLHLQAPDRLVARDIYTACIMAGIIVILLLAQVFGG
- a CDS encoding GDSL-type esterase/lipase family protein, encoding MRLKNGDTVVFFGDSITKANFGSNYIAALMQLFRENGIMDALKFVNAGRDGDMVGDLISRVDRDVVMRKPDWVVVLVGINDVYYESIFMADPALSAGSGQQSATRHLIDHFSGNYSTLIDSMRSATDNIAVCTTTGLEGDVGFELTERLAIINDRIRTLAYQKHCNLIDVAPAFRERTAELRAAGHQEEYMLTIDGVHLGSQGADVVAHCLFEFFTQE
- a CDS encoding sulfite exporter TauE/SafE family protein; translated protein: MECLHWLSCALATGSPVIGAVVMIAFGIGTIPGLAGFGVATRLIGMRAQGMLLKAGAVIIIAAGASLLIRSIPLLHG
- a CDS encoding NAD-binding protein, which translates into the protein MYILIAGAGKVGRYLALHLSEAHQIGSIDLNDEHLSQLQGKPNISLYKGDATDPRTLEEAGIQRADLVASVTGDDEDNLVIAQLAKQVYEVPRVIGRVNDPRNQWLFTKRWGVDIAVSSPQIILQLISEEVTLGEVITLLKLKVGELSLVEVTVPEASPAVKRTLMDISLPENVVAVAILRGTDIMVPRGNTVVESGDTVLLVTRPELEKDIRMRLAG
- a CDS encoding energy-coupling factor ABC transporter permease produces the protein MHRARTNITISKFVLVIILAPLVTLLTATPAYAMHISEGILPLPWALFWYVVAIPFVIKGTIAMRKNSRNIPAFMPFVGMVSAAVFIISALPIPVPVAGTCSHPAGTGLAAMLIGPFPTIVSASIALLIQALFLAHGGISTWGADVVSMGVVGAISGYITYKVSVKLKLPLTVAAFLTGVVSDWATYTTTSLELALGLSNRQSFLALFKAIFIAFIPTQLPIGILEGFAAAGLFAFVLKRRPDIFIALGIITESQIVVKGGEHENPAFQTD